The sequence CCTCAAATTAAAGCTGTTGTTTCTGAGCTGAAAGAACTTCGAGCACATTTTATTACTTTTAACGCACAAAGTAACAAAGACTAGCATTTAAAGCCTGATTTGCTCGAAGCTGAGACGCTAGGCCAAATTAAAATTTTTTGATAAAAACATACTTATGGATCAAATACAGAATTCTCTAGAAAAAGTGATTTGGACGGGTAGAAGTTCGCAGTGGAAGAATTGCGACCTCTATCTGATTTGTACCCTTACCTGCTTTTTGGTTGTACCAGTTTTTTACGCCGCGTATCGCTGGTTACAATTGCGTTGTCGGACTTATGAACTGACTAATGAAAGACTAAATATCACTCAAGGAATTTTATCGCGTAGACGCGACCAGTTAGAGCTTTACCGCGTGCGCGACTTAGTTGTAACCGAGCCTTTTTTCCAACGGATGATGGGCCTTGGTAACGTAGGCTTACTGACC comes from bacterium and encodes:
- a CDS encoding PH domain-containing protein — encoded protein: MDQIQNSLEKVIWTGRSSQWKNCDLYLICTLTCFLVVPVFYAAYRWLQLRCRTYELTNERLNITQGILSRRRDQLELYRVRDLVVTEPFFQRMMGLGNVGLLTMDNTHPVVVIEAVAKPVDLHSQLRSLVENCRMRRGVRAVDFDYPH